A region of Plantactinospora sp. BC1 DNA encodes the following proteins:
- a CDS encoding response regulator transcription factor → MRVVIADDAVLLREGLVRLLTEHGHEVVAAVGDGTTLVEAIVTHRPDVSIVDVRMPPSHTDEGLRAAVEARQRVPRTPILVLSQYVEVSYADDLLATVKPSGGVGGGGIGYLLKDRVAAIDEFLDAVNRVAGGGTVLDPEVVGQLLVRRRRDDPLRELTPREREVLGLMAEGRSNTAIARALVVSDGAVEKHVRNIFTKLQLPPDEEQHRRVLAVLAYLRG, encoded by the coding sequence ATGCGCGTAGTGATCGCCGATGACGCCGTTCTCCTCCGGGAGGGTCTGGTACGCCTGCTGACCGAGCACGGCCACGAGGTGGTGGCCGCGGTCGGCGACGGTACGACCCTGGTCGAGGCCATCGTCACGCACCGCCCCGACGTCTCGATCGTGGACGTCCGGATGCCGCCCTCGCACACCGACGAGGGACTGCGGGCGGCGGTGGAGGCCCGGCAGCGGGTACCGCGGACCCCGATCCTGGTCCTCTCCCAGTACGTCGAGGTGTCGTACGCCGACGACCTGCTCGCCACCGTCAAGCCCAGCGGCGGCGTCGGCGGCGGTGGGATCGGCTACCTGCTCAAGGACCGGGTGGCGGCGATCGACGAGTTCCTCGACGCCGTGAACCGGGTCGCCGGCGGCGGCACGGTGCTCGACCCGGAGGTGGTCGGCCAGCTCCTCGTCCGGCGCCGTCGGGACGACCCGCTGCGGGAGCTGACACCGCGCGAGCGGGAGGTGCTCGGACTGATGGCGGAGGGGCGGTCGAACACGGCCATCGCCCGGGCCCTGGTGGTCAGCGACGGCGCGGTGGAGAAGCACGTCCGGAACATCTTCACCAAGCTGCAACTGCCGCCGGACGAGGAGCAGCATCGCCGGGTCCTCGCCGTGCTCGCCTACCTGCGCGGCTGA